From the genome of Nyctibius grandis isolate bNycGra1 chromosome W unlocalized genomic scaffold, bNycGra1.pri SUPER_W_unloc_1, whole genome shotgun sequence, one region includes:
- the LOC137677113 gene encoding uncharacterized protein: PLVKVEYAYEDSEDNNPKMVTKEVPYTATELAKLKRDFSRSPKESETEYVWRVSLTGGDQILLSEREAEGYWGPGVFLTTGDNRAPWSLTQRAAYWAGGLNPLERGDPLALTGLVDQLVENVHKAACLQMMYDRELKLRQESPMMIPVDPERMTPLVRGLPDSLKPLGIQLQSTIRNTPQSARVTAALTGVLTPDRRTPEQKVWTWGEVAQELINYGRKYGPVKSESKTVRRAEAKFPPTRPSPPNPVNSKKDTISHRKALWLIGKHKGIPLKCMNGLNTEQLEKMVLGWSERGTKVITTDEGWVIKPPEKPPASVPGGRCEIPSAPPWVEQEVVFKSSPRREEN; the protein is encoded by the coding sequence ccgctggttaaggtcgaatatgcttatgaggatagtgaggacaataatcctaagatggttactaaggaggtgccgtacacagcaactgaattggctaagttgaaaagggatttttcacgcagtccaaaggagtctgagacagagtatgtgtggagagtgtcgttgactggtggtgatcagattctgttgagtgaaagagaagctgagggatattggggacctggagtgtttttgactactggtgataatagagccccttggtctctcactcagcgagcagcttattgggctggaggtttgaatcccttggagaggggagatcctcttgcgcttacaggcttggtggatcagcttgtggagaatgtgcacaaggcggcttgtttgcaaatgatgtatgatcgggaattgaagcttaggcaggaatccccaatgatgataccggtagatcctgagaggatgactcccctggttagaggtttgcctgattcattgaaacccttaggaattcaattgcaaagtactatcagaaatacccctcagagtgcacgggtgacagctgctttaactggaGTTTTAACCCCGGATCGCCGTACCCCAGAACAGAAGGTGTGGActtggggggaagtagctcaagaattgattaactatgggcgaAAATATGGTCCCGTGAAATCGGAATCTAAAACTGTGAGGCGTGCGGAGGCGAAGTTTCCTCCAACAAGGCCCTCTCCCCCGAACCCggtgaattcaaagaaagatactATATCTCACAGGAAAGCATTGTGGTTGATAGGAAAACATAAGGGAATACCCCTGAAGTGTATGAATGGGCTTAATACAGAACAGTTGGAGAAAATGGTACTAGGGTGGTCAGAGAGAGGCACGAAAGTAATTACCACTGATGAGGGATGGGTGATTAAACCACCAGAAAAACCACCAGCTAGTGTCCCTGGGGGAAGGTGCGAaattccctctgccccaccttgggtggagcaggaggtagtttttaaatcttcccccagaagggaggaaaactag